The segment CCCACTTTACCTTTGTCTACCTAAGCCAGCAGGGGGCATGGCATCATGGTTTGGACTTTGCGACCATCGCCACATTGGTGAGCATCGAGAAGTTTGGGTATGGCTTCGGCTTCATCGGCAACATGGTGTACATGATGCAGCAGTTCGCCCCGGGCAGGTTCACCATGACGCACTATGCGTTCGCGACGTCGCTGATGAACCTGGTGCTCGTGCCGACCACGATGATTTCAGGTCCCCTCGCCGAGTGGCTCGGCTTCTCGACCTTCTTCTTCGTCGTCATGTTCGCCTCGGTGCCGTCCGTGTGGGCCGCCTGGAAAGCCCCGTTTCCGCTTGAGGAGAAGGATGATGGTGCGGCCGACGACGGCCACATCGTGATCACTCCGGATGATCCGACGCGCCTGAGCGACGGTGAAAAGGTGGTCCAGAAGATTGCAGGTGTCGCGTCCATCTATGCGATGCTTCACATCCTCACGATCCTCATAGTCGACGCCTGGGCCCTGGGCCGCATGCAAGGCCACTCGGAAGGCGTCGCCTGGTTCCCTCTCATGGTGCTTGGAGCAAGTGCTGCGCTGAAACTCTTCCTGTCATTCAACACGTTTCGCCACGCCACACGGGCGGCACTCGCCAGCGCTGCGGCACCGGGCAATGCCTACCTGGCAAATGCCGGCGGCGCGAAGAAAGCGACCTGGATCTGCATCGCGATCGATGTCCTCCTCCTCGCAGTCGCGCTAAAGCTGGGCACCTGAGGAAACGTCCGGTTCACCGTTTCTCGATGCGGAAGATGTCATCGACCTCGCCGTTCTCGCGCAGGAAGGTGCCATCCAACCGCAGCCCCTCAATGTCGATCACAAGCGAACCAAGCCTGTTGAGAGAGACGACGTGGGCCGGATGATTGAGCGATCCTCCGCTAATCTTCCCGGCTGAACCGGCCACGGAATAGACGGTGCCGCGATTGCCGCGGGGGCCGGTCGCCGGCTTGCGGTAAGCGCCGTCTCCCGTCACCCGGCCATCGCCCGGATCGAGTTTCATCGCCGGTTGCATGGTATTGGAAAGGCCGTAATGGCCATTGAGCAGGTAGGAGCGCTCGTAGCTGTGGCTGTGGCCGTTGAGCACCAGGTCGACCCCACCCGCTTCGAGGATGGGTGCAAACGTGCGCCGCATCTCGATCAACTCGCGTTCCGTATCCGAGTCATGGGACCCTTTCGTGTAAACCGGATGATGGAAGATACAGATGACCCAGTCTGCTGTCGTGGCAGCCAGATCCTCGCGCAGCCATAGCGCCATTGCGCCGCGGGGCGAACGACTCGCCGTCATCGAGTCGAGGCTGATGATGTGAACATTTCCGTGATCGAAGGAGAAGTAGTGTTCCGTCCCGGAGGGCACGCCTCCGCATTCACCAGCCGTGGGAAAGGTGTAGATCGAAAAATAGGGGTACGTGTCGATGAACGCAGTTTCCTGCGAGGTCTCGTGGTTGCCGAGACACGACCAGAATGGCACGCGCTTCAGGAAGTCGCCGTACACATCAAACATCGCCACCTGAAACTCGGAGTCGAGCCCGTCATCGTACGCATTGTCTCCCAACTGGAGCACCAGATCCGGGAAGCGTTCCCCGCTCCATCGCGCGAAGGAGTCCCGCACCGCGCGTTGACCCTTGTTGGCCGTGCCCGCATCTCCAAGGGCCCAGATCCGCACGGGTTGGCGTGTACCTGTGACAGGAGGAGTCGTGAACTGCGTGTTGGCGTCGCCTGCGAGCACCTCGGTGCCGCTTCCGACGCTGTAATAGTAGGTGGTCCCCGGCTTCAGGCCGCGAAGCGTGACCACGTGATCGCGGCGCGCCACGGGTTCCTCCACCAACCCGTCGAGGACGTCGGGCGATGTCCCGAATCGCACCCGGCCTTGACTCTCTTTCTCGGAGCGCCAGCGCACCGTTATCTCGGTCGGTGCCGCCATCTGCAGGTAAGGGCCTCGCTGAAGGGTCCCGGAGGACGGCTCGGGCGGCTTTGTCCGGGCGTCGAACTTGGTATTTGAATCTTGGATACCATCAGCCTGTGCCGCGTGGGTGACTGGGCGGGGTTCCTTGCCCATTACCTCAACGAGATGATCGGCGCGTGCCACGAGAGCCGGCACCCGGCCCAGCATCGTCAGTCCCTCCCTCACCAACTCGAGCGCCTTTGCGAGATCACCTGCCTGCTCGGCAACCGTGCTGGCATCGACCAACACATCGGGGTCGGGGCGGGAGGTATGCCTGAGCGATTCCAGGTAGTCCGCAAGCGCCTCGCGCGGTTTTCCCAACTGCGACTTGGCACGCGCGCGCAGGGCGAGTGCGTTTGGGCTGGTTGGGTTTTTGCGGCAGAACCGATCCAGGGCCTCCAAGGCGCGGCCTGGCTCGCCGCCGCGCAACCATGCACTTCCCCGCAGGAAATCGATGGGAAAGGAGGCGGGAGCGAGGCGCTCCACTTGGTCCACCTGGTCGAGTGCGGCCCTCCATTCGCCATGGGCGAGCAACAGGTCAGCCAGCTTGAAACCCAGCGCCGGATCCGTGGGAGAATCCGCCAGGGCAGTCCGAAGATCCGCGATTCGCTCATGGAGATCACCGTGGGCCCTGACGTCCGTTCCTGCGCCTGCAAGCACAGTGGCCACGAGGAGCAGGTTCCAGGAGCGTTTCCGAATCAGGAGTTGGAACAGTGAGGAAACCATGAGTCCGCCCAGTGTTTGCCGACGCCCTGGTTTGCCAACGCGAAATCGGCGGGAACTGAAAAGCAAAACCGCCGCCCCTTGCGAGGGCGGCGGCCATGAAAACGTTGATCTGACGAAAAGCGCCTTAGCGCTTTGAGAATTGGAAGCGCTTGCGAGCGCCGGGCTGGCCGGGCTTTTTGCGCTCCTTCATGCGAGGATCGCGGCGCAGGTGGCCGGCCTTCTTGAGGGCGGCGCGAAGCTCCGGATTGAGCTTCTGCAGGGCACGGGCGATGCCGTGGGCGACTGCACCAGCCTGGCCGGCAACGCCACCACCGTCGACATTCGCCGTCACATCGATCTTCTCGCGAAGCTCGACGACGAGGAGGGGGGCATAGGCCTGCTTGGCAAAATTTTCGTGCGAGAAGTAATCCTCGAACTCACGGCCATTGGCGATGAGCTTGCCAGAACCTTCGGTGATGCGGACGCGGGCGGTCGAGGTCTTGCGACGGCCGGTGCCGGTGAAAACTGCTTTTTCGGCGCTCATGGGTATCAAACGGAAATCTTGGCGGGATTCTGCGCCTCG is part of the Opitutaceae bacterium genome and harbors:
- a CDS encoding metallophosphoesterase translates to MVSSLFQLLIRKRSWNLLLVATVLAGAGTDVRAHGDLHERIADLRTALADSPTDPALGFKLADLLLAHGEWRAALDQVDQVERLAPASFPIDFLRGSAWLRGGEPGRALEALDRFCRKNPTSPNALALRARAKSQLGKPREALADYLESLRHTSRPDPDVLVDASTVAEQAGDLAKALELVREGLTMLGRVPALVARADHLVEVMGKEPRPVTHAAQADGIQDSNTKFDARTKPPEPSSGTLQRGPYLQMAAPTEITVRWRSEKESQGRVRFGTSPDVLDGLVEEPVARRDHVVTLRGLKPGTTYYYSVGSGTEVLAGDANTQFTTPPVTGTRQPVRIWALGDAGTANKGQRAVRDSFARWSGERFPDLVLQLGDNAYDDGLDSEFQVAMFDVYGDFLKRVPFWSCLGNHETSQETAFIDTYPYFSIYTFPTAGECGGVPSGTEHYFSFDHGNVHIISLDSMTASRSPRGAMALWLREDLAATTADWVICIFHHPVYTKGSHDSDTERELIEMRRTFAPILEAGGVDLVLNGHSHSYERSYLLNGHYGLSNTMQPAMKLDPGDGRVTGDGAYRKPATGPRGNRGTVYSVAGSAGKISGGSLNHPAHVVSLNRLGSLVIDIEGLRLDGTFLRENGEVDDIFRIEKR
- the rpsI gene encoding 30S ribosomal protein S9 is translated as MSAEKAVFTGTGRRKTSTARVRITEGSGKLIANGREFEDYFSHENFAKQAYAPLLVVELREKIDVTANVDGGGVAGQAGAVAHGIARALQKLNPELRAALKKAGHLRRDPRMKERKKPGQPGARKRFQFSKR